One part of the Arabidopsis thaliana chromosome 4, partial sequence genome encodes these proteins:
- a CDS encoding pyruvate carrier-like protein (CONTAINS InterPro DOMAIN/s: Uncharacterised protein family UPF0041 (InterPro:IPR005336); BEST Arabidopsis thaliana protein match is: Uncharacterised protein family (UPF0041) (TAIR:AT4G22310.1); Has 35333 Blast hits to 34131 proteins in 2444 species: Archae - 798; Bacteria - 22429; Metazoa - 974; Fungi - 991; Plants - 531; Viruses - 0; Other Eukaryotes - 9610 (source: NCBI BLink).), translating into MATSKLQALWNHPAGPKTIHFWAPTFKWGISIANIADFQKPPETLSYPQQIGIILTIGLSYLYSAHIAVMYRCVNFNVYMMPRMAVIVSVITGTGLVWSRYSTVITPKNWNLFSVSLGMAVTGIYQLTRKIKHDYVYEANSIVAKE; encoded by the exons ATGGCAACTTCGAAGCTTCAAGCTCTTTGGAATCATCCAGCTGGACCTAAGACAA TTCATTTTTGGGCGCCGACGTTCAAGTGGGGTATAAGCATTGCCAATATTGCAGACTTTCAAAAACCTCCAGAGACACTTTCATACCCTCAACAAATTGGTATTATACTCACTATTGGTCTTAGCTATCTTTATTCTGCACATATTGCGGTTATGTATCGATGTGTGAACTTTAATGTTTATATGATGCCTCGTATGGCTGTCATTGTATCAGTGATCACAGGTACTGGACTTGTTTGGTCACGTTACAGCACTGTAATTACTCCG AAAAACTGGAATCTCTTTAGCGTGAGTCTTGGTATGGCTGTGACAGGGATATACCAACTTACTCGTAAAATAAA GCACGATTATGTATATGAAGCAAATTCTATTGTTGCAAAagaatga
- a CDS encoding pyruvate carrier-like protein, which translates to MATSKLQALWNHPAGPKTIHFWAPTFKWGISIANIADFQKPPETLSYPQQIVITGTGLVWSRYSTVITPLFVYRKTGISLA; encoded by the exons ATGGCAACTTCGAAGCTTCAAGCTCTTTGGAATCATCCAGCTGGACCTAAGACAA TTCATTTTTGGGCGCCGACGTTCAAGTGGGGTATAAGCATTGCCAATATTGCAGACTTTCAAAAACCTCCAGAGACACTTTCATACCCTCAACAAATTG TGATCACAGGTACTGGACTTGTTTGGTCACGTTACAGCACTGTAATTACTCCG CTTTTTGTTTACAGAAAAACTGGAATCTCTTTAGCGTGA
- a CDS encoding pyruvate carrier-like protein (CONTAINS InterPro DOMAIN/s: Uncharacterised protein family UPF0041 (InterPro:IPR005336); BEST Arabidopsis thaliana protein match is: Uncharacterised protein family (UPF0041) (TAIR:AT4G22310.1); Has 30201 Blast hits to 17322 proteins in 780 species: Archae - 12; Bacteria - 1396; Metazoa - 17338; Fungi - 3422; Plants - 5037; Viruses - 0; Other Eukaryotes - 2996 (source: NCBI BLink).): MATSKLQALWNHPAGPKTIHFWAPTFKWGISIANIADFQKPPETLSYPQQIVITGTGLVWSRYSTVITPKNWNLFSVSLGMAVTGIYQLTRKIKHDYVYEANSIVAKE, from the exons ATGGCAACTTCGAAGCTTCAAGCTCTTTGGAATCATCCAGCTGGACCTAAGACAA TTCATTTTTGGGCGCCGACGTTCAAGTGGGGTATAAGCATTGCCAATATTGCAGACTTTCAAAAACCTCCAGAGACACTTTCATACCCTCAACAAATTG TGATCACAGGTACTGGACTTGTTTGGTCACGTTACAGCACTGTAATTACTCCG AAAAACTGGAATCTCTTTAGCGTGAGTCTTGGTATGGCTGTGACAGGGATATACCAACTTACTCGTAAAATAAA GCACGATTATGTATATGAAGCAAATTCTATTGTTGCAAAagaatga